A section of the Cherax quadricarinatus isolate ZL_2023a chromosome 97, ASM3850222v1, whole genome shotgun sequence genome encodes:
- the Cyt-c1 gene encoding cytochrome c1, heme protein, mitochondrial isoform X1, producing MAGTATRVARAGLLKASVPWLALQPTAKFSTLRDMTTTRKAVLGVMGVLGGGAAGMVYALNESVKASELELHCTTFPWPHNGYFSSFDHASIRRGYEVYKNVCAACHSLKYVAFRNLIGVSHTEAEAKEEAESVQITDGPNEEGHMFQRPGKLSDYFPNPYPNDEAARAANNGALPPDFSYITAARHGGENYIFSLLTGYCDPPAGVQLREGLYYNPYFPGGAIAMAQALYNEVMEYSDGTPATASQMAKDVSTFLRWASEPEHDQRKKMALKALMIFPLLIAISYYIKRHKWIVIKSRKFAFKPSSK from the exons ATGGCCGGCACTGCCACCCGAGTTGCCCGAGCCGGTTTATTAAAGGCTTCTGTGCCATGGCTTGCTTTGCAG CCAACAGCCAAGTTCTCAACACTAAGAGACATGACAACTACAAGGAAAGCT GTGCTTGGTGTTATGGGTGTGCTAGGAGGAGGAGCTGCAGGTATGGTTTATGCTCTTAATGAGTCTGTGAAGGCCTCGGAGTTGGAATTGCACTGTACCACATTCCCCTGGCCTCACAATGGTTATTTTTCATCCTTCGACCATGCATCCATCCGCCGTGGATACGAG GTGTACAAGAATGTGTGCGCTGCATGCCATTCCTTGAAGTACGTTGCTTTCCGTAACCTGATTGGAGTGTCCCACACTGAAGCAGAAGCCAAGGAAGAAGCTGAGAGTGTACAG ATAACCGATGGACCTAATGAAGAGGGTCACATGTTTCAGAGGCCAGGCAAATTGTCTGACTATTTCCCAAATCCCTATCCTAACGATGAAGCTGCTCGTGCTGCCAACAATGGTGCCCTTCCTCCAGATTTTTCTTACATAACAGCAGCCCGACATGGAGGAGAG aattacattttctctttGTTGACTGGGTACTGTGACCCTCCTGCTGGTGTACAATTACGTGAAGGTCTCTACTACAACCCTTACTTCCCCGGTGGGGCTATTGCTATGGCCCAAGCCCTTTACAATGAG GTGATGGAATACAGTGATGGGACTCCAGCTACGGCTTCGCAAATGGCCAAAGATGTGTCGACCTTCCTTCGATGGGCCTCAGAACCTGAGCATGATCAACGCAAAAAAATGGCCTTGAAGGCCCTAATGATCTTTCCTTTACTCATTGCTATATCATATTACATAAAGAGGCACAAGTGGATAGTAATTAAGAGTAGGAAATTTGCTTTCAAACCTTCCTCCAAGTAA
- the Cyt-c1 gene encoding cytochrome c1, heme protein, mitochondrial isoform X2 codes for MSVCVIMLLLEVLPTAKFSTLRDMTTTRKAVLGVMGVLGGGAAGMVYALNESVKASELELHCTTFPWPHNGYFSSFDHASIRRGYEVYKNVCAACHSLKYVAFRNLIGVSHTEAEAKEEAESVQITDGPNEEGHMFQRPGKLSDYFPNPYPNDEAARAANNGALPPDFSYITAARHGGENYIFSLLTGYCDPPAGVQLREGLYYNPYFPGGAIAMAQALYNEVMEYSDGTPATASQMAKDVSTFLRWASEPEHDQRKKMALKALMIFPLLIAISYYIKRHKWIVIKSRKFAFKPSSK; via the exons atgtcagtgtgtgttatAATGTTGCTGCTCGAGGTTCTG CCAACAGCCAAGTTCTCAACACTAAGAGACATGACAACTACAAGGAAAGCT GTGCTTGGTGTTATGGGTGTGCTAGGAGGAGGAGCTGCAGGTATGGTTTATGCTCTTAATGAGTCTGTGAAGGCCTCGGAGTTGGAATTGCACTGTACCACATTCCCCTGGCCTCACAATGGTTATTTTTCATCCTTCGACCATGCATCCATCCGCCGTGGATACGAG GTGTACAAGAATGTGTGCGCTGCATGCCATTCCTTGAAGTACGTTGCTTTCCGTAACCTGATTGGAGTGTCCCACACTGAAGCAGAAGCCAAGGAAGAAGCTGAGAGTGTACAG ATAACCGATGGACCTAATGAAGAGGGTCACATGTTTCAGAGGCCAGGCAAATTGTCTGACTATTTCCCAAATCCCTATCCTAACGATGAAGCTGCTCGTGCTGCCAACAATGGTGCCCTTCCTCCAGATTTTTCTTACATAACAGCAGCCCGACATGGAGGAGAG aattacattttctctttGTTGACTGGGTACTGTGACCCTCCTGCTGGTGTACAATTACGTGAAGGTCTCTACTACAACCCTTACTTCCCCGGTGGGGCTATTGCTATGGCCCAAGCCCTTTACAATGAG GTGATGGAATACAGTGATGGGACTCCAGCTACGGCTTCGCAAATGGCCAAAGATGTGTCGACCTTCCTTCGATGGGCCTCAGAACCTGAGCATGATCAACGCAAAAAAATGGCCTTGAAGGCCCTAATGATCTTTCCTTTACTCATTGCTATATCATATTACATAAAGAGGCACAAGTGGATAGTAATTAAGAGTAGGAAATTTGCTTTCAAACCTTCCTCCAAGTAA